The following are encoded in a window of Flavobacterium sp. WC2421 genomic DNA:
- a CDS encoding NAD(P)/FAD-dependent oxidoreductase translates to MEIVIIGGGFAGLNLAKELLNHKDINVTLVDKNNYNFFPPLIYQVATAFLEPSSISYPFRKFFAGKKNLKFRLGNLLKVVPAEKKIILNNGELNYDYLVFATGAETSYFGMENVKKNAIPMKTLNDAIVMRNTLLKNLEKAAICKDMRERRKLLTIVVAGGGPTGVEVSGMFAEMRKNILLKEYPELSTTASNIYLVDGSNAVLSPMSKASQEDTLDALTKLGVVVKLNTTVVDYVDDTVYFGNGETIQTKNLIWAAGVSAKVFEGMPAESYGRGRRMATDAFNKVNATDAIYAIGDTCIQLTDINFPAGHPQVAQVAIQQGLNLAANFKLMLNKKMLIPFKYNDKGSMAIIGKNKAVVDLPKPKMHFKGFFAWIIWLFIHLISLITYRNRVKTFFNWMIAYFAKDHSLRMIIRPDKKIKVDKKEI, encoded by the coding sequence ATGGAAATTGTAATAATTGGAGGAGGTTTTGCAGGATTGAATCTTGCTAAAGAACTATTGAATCATAAAGATATTAATGTCACATTAGTAGATAAAAATAATTATAATTTTTTTCCGCCACTAATCTATCAGGTTGCTACCGCTTTTTTGGAACCATCAAGTATCAGTTACCCTTTTAGAAAGTTTTTTGCAGGAAAAAAAAATCTAAAGTTTCGCTTAGGAAATTTACTTAAAGTAGTTCCAGCTGAGAAAAAAATTATTCTCAATAATGGAGAACTAAACTATGATTACCTAGTTTTTGCAACAGGAGCAGAAACGAGTTATTTTGGAATGGAAAATGTCAAAAAAAATGCCATTCCAATGAAAACTTTGAATGATGCCATTGTAATGCGCAATACCTTATTGAAAAATCTAGAGAAAGCGGCCATTTGCAAAGACATGCGTGAGCGTAGAAAATTATTAACTATAGTAGTTGCAGGAGGTGGTCCCACTGGTGTTGAAGTTTCGGGTATGTTTGCTGAGATGCGAAAAAATATTTTATTAAAAGAATATCCTGAATTAAGTACTACAGCCAGTAATATTTATTTAGTTGATGGATCTAATGCTGTATTATCGCCCATGAGTAAAGCCTCACAGGAAGACACACTAGATGCACTTACAAAATTAGGTGTGGTTGTAAAACTTAATACAACTGTTGTAGATTATGTTGACGACACCGTATATTTTGGCAATGGAGAAACAATTCAAACTAAAAATTTAATTTGGGCGGCAGGAGTTTCTGCCAAAGTTTTTGAAGGAATGCCGGCTGAAAGTTATGGTCGTGGAAGAAGAATGGCAACTGATGCTTTTAATAAAGTAAATGCTACAGATGCTATTTATGCCATTGGAGACACCTGCATTCAATTAACCGATATTAATTTTCCCGCTGGTCATCCTCAAGTAGCACAAGTTGCTATTCAACAGGGATTAAACTTAGCTGCCAATTTCAAATTAATGTTAAACAAAAAGATGCTAATTCCTTTCAAATACAATGATAAGGGCTCGATGGCTATCATTGGAAAGAACAAAGCAGTGGTTGATTTACCCAAGCCAAAAATGCATTTCAAGGGATTCTTTGCTTGGATAATCTGGTTGTTTATCCATCTTATTTCTTTGATAACCTACCGCAATAGAGTAAAGACATTCTTCAACTGGATGATTGCTTATTTTGCAAAAGACCATTCGCTACGTATGATCATTAGACCCGATAAAAAAATTAAAGTAGATAAAAAGGAAATCTAG
- a CDS encoding multidrug effflux MFS transporter gives MSKARYFKLILILGSLTALGPFSIDMYLPGFSGIAKDLNTTVANVSMTLSSYFIGISAGQLLYGPLLDRFGRKKPLFIGLLVYILASLDCVYVTNIDTFIGLRFIQAIGSCAATVASVSMVRDLFPVKDIPKVFSLLMLVVGLSPMLAPTIGGYVTAYYSWHTVFFILMCMGILILLASQIGLPNTYEPDTSISLKPKPIITNFISIVKEPQFYTYAFTGAIAFSGLFTYVAASPILFMDIFNVDAKTYGWIFAFMSLSFIGASQLNSLLLRKFSSEQMIFGALITQSIISVVFLLLAINGLLGLYTTIAMLFLFLACLGISNPNTAGLTLAPFSRNAGSASALMGAIQLGLGALASFAVGVFVKDSITPMVVIMASTTIAAFLILMVGKRNIKKTIATSPNEEIAIIH, from the coding sequence ATGTCTAAAGCTCGTTATTTCAAATTAATTCTAATTTTAGGTTCTCTTACTGCATTGGGACCCTTTTCTATAGACATGTATCTACCAGGATTTTCTGGTATCGCAAAAGATTTGAATACTACAGTAGCCAATGTTTCCATGACCTTGTCCAGTTATTTTATAGGAATTTCAGCAGGGCAATTGCTTTATGGTCCTTTATTAGATCGTTTTGGGAGAAAAAAACCATTGTTTATTGGATTATTGGTTTACATATTAGCATCATTAGATTGTGTTTATGTCACTAATATTGACACTTTTATTGGTTTACGATTCATTCAAGCGATAGGAAGTTGTGCTGCTACAGTTGCTTCTGTTTCGATGGTTCGGGATTTATTTCCTGTGAAAGATATACCTAAAGTTTTTTCTTTATTGATGTTAGTAGTTGGGCTATCGCCAATGCTAGCACCTACAATTGGAGGTTATGTTACAGCGTATTATAGTTGGCATACTGTCTTTTTTATATTAATGTGTATGGGAATATTAATTCTTTTGGCCTCACAGATAGGCTTGCCAAATACATATGAACCAGATACCTCTATCTCATTAAAACCAAAGCCTATTATTACTAATTTCATAAGTATTGTAAAAGAGCCTCAGTTTTATACCTATGCTTTTACTGGTGCAATTGCTTTTTCTGGATTGTTTACTTATGTAGCTGCTTCTCCTATTTTATTCATGGATATTTTTAATGTGGATGCCAAAACATACGGTTGGATATTTGCATTTATGTCATTGAGTTTTATAGGTGCAAGTCAACTGAACTCATTGCTATTAAGGAAATTTTCAAGTGAGCAAATGATTTTTGGCGCATTGATTACACAATCAATAATTAGCGTTGTATTCCTTCTTTTGGCAATAAATGGTCTTTTAGGATTATATACAACAATTGCAATGTTATTTTTATTCTTAGCCTGTTTAGGGATATCTAACCCAAATACAGCAGGTCTTACACTTGCTCCTTTTTCAAGAAATGCTGGAAGTGCATCGGCATTAATGGGTGCCATCCAACTGGGGTTAGGGGCTTTGGCTTCTTTTGCAGTGGGTGTTTTTGTAAAAGATTCAATTACGCCTATGGTCGTAATAATGGCTTCAACAACTATTGCTGCCTTTTTAATTTTGATGGTAGGAAAAAGAAACATTAAAAAAACCATTGCAACTTCTCCTAATGAAGAAATTGCAATAATTCATTAA
- a CDS encoding NUDIX hydrolase, with translation MQPQIIPNISVDCVIFGFDFNTKSLNVLLIERFLKSEVSKEPLVNDYVLTGYHTLENETIDETASRVLKELTGLDNLYKKQFKVFGDPNRLMNERDIIWAKNQNFNQRTITIAYYFLLQTHEVNLETTKLKVQWFPINNLPALGFDHKTIINEAYADLKEKSMYKPIIFELLPDKFTIKELQDTYESILGTEIDNRNFRRKLITKKFIVKLDEKQVGTSKKPSNLFMFSEAIYQKAYTESYLINI, from the coding sequence ATGCAACCCCAAATAATTCCCAATATATCAGTTGACTGTGTCATTTTTGGCTTTGACTTTAATACTAAATCCTTAAACGTATTATTGATTGAACGTTTTTTAAAATCGGAAGTCAGTAAAGAACCACTTGTAAATGATTATGTTCTAACTGGATATCATACACTTGAAAATGAAACTATAGATGAAACTGCATCAAGAGTATTAAAGGAGCTAACGGGGCTTGACAATCTTTATAAAAAACAGTTTAAAGTTTTTGGTGACCCAAACCGTTTAATGAATGAAAGAGATATTATTTGGGCAAAAAATCAAAATTTTAATCAACGAACTATAACTATTGCTTATTATTTTTTATTACAAACACATGAAGTTAATTTAGAGACTACTAAGCTTAAAGTACAATGGTTTCCCATAAATAATTTACCCGCACTTGGATTTGATCATAAAACGATAATTAATGAGGCTTATGCTGATTTGAAAGAGAAATCGATGTACAAACCTATTATTTTTGAATTGCTTCCAGATAAATTTACTATTAAAGAGTTACAAGATACATACGAATCTATATTAGGTACTGAGATTGACAATCGTAATTTTAGACGAAAACTAATTACAAAAAAATTCATTGTTAAATTAGACGAAAAACAAGTTGGTACATCTAAAAAGCCATCGAATCTATTTATGTTTAGTGAGGCAATTTATCAAAAAGCTTATACTGAGAGTTATTTAATAAACATTTAA
- a CDS encoding carbohydrate porin: MKKTVATFLLSFSAMLSYSQVVITNSNFSMGTTGRIGVGLSPNGEGNQWRPLNLSGQGSLGGRMEQTDYIDILPAFHFTPKLVGKESTNVTFQMRLGMYSNNGQFIGNTSTQTKNGLTFILPEAYVEATNIMGSKWSAWAGSRFRRYDDIHISDYFYFDDHSSQGFGVSHKTTELTMLMPASSNTGSIYPYNYEVTVAGATNAAIRQRMVWIGEHSFKFKNDNTIKLLGEFHYASASSNEASIKYASDNGFVAGIKYNSPFKTAMPGSFNQISARYGTGIANGGDNGNTFTWATYGAPDAAGKYNGAYSFTMVEHFLLNISKKFSINGYGVFTRSKGGSSSTDKDTYFDGTQLYNQKTDLVVGMRNFYYVTDWFHILQELHYAVRKDGDNPEASMWKFSLAPTIVPLGQRDPWSRPHIRLVYTVARYNDFARDHNYSSFLLVNQKRWGSYLGVKTEWWLF; encoded by the coding sequence ATGAAAAAAACCGTTGCTACATTTTTATTATCCTTTTCTGCTATGTTATCGTATTCACAAGTTGTAATAACAAATTCCAACTTTTCTATGGGAACTACAGGTCGAATTGGTGTTGGGCTTTCGCCAAATGGGGAAGGGAACCAATGGAGACCATTAAATCTTTCGGGCCAAGGCTCTTTGGGCGGTCGAATGGAGCAAACTGACTATATCGATATTTTACCTGCATTTCACTTTACACCTAAACTAGTAGGGAAAGAAAGTACCAATGTTACTTTTCAAATGCGTTTAGGAATGTACTCTAATAATGGACAATTTATTGGAAATACAAGCACTCAAACTAAAAACGGACTAACTTTCATTCTTCCTGAGGCTTATGTAGAAGCAACTAATATTATGGGAAGTAAATGGTCTGCTTGGGCAGGATCCCGTTTTCGTCGTTATGATGATATACACATCAGTGATTATTTTTATTTTGATGATCATTCTTCACAAGGTTTTGGTGTAAGCCATAAAACCACAGAACTGACTATGTTAATGCCTGCTTCTTCGAATACAGGTTCTATTTATCCTTATAACTATGAAGTTACTGTCGCGGGTGCTACAAATGCAGCTATTCGTCAAAGAATGGTTTGGATTGGGGAACACAGTTTTAAATTTAAAAACGACAATACCATAAAGCTTTTGGGTGAATTTCACTATGCATCAGCTAGTTCTAATGAAGCCAGTATTAAATATGCGTCGGATAACGGTTTTGTAGCTGGAATTAAATACAACAGTCCGTTTAAAACCGCTATGCCTGGTTCTTTCAATCAAATATCGGCACGTTATGGTACCGGGATTGCGAATGGTGGTGATAACGGAAACACTTTTACTTGGGCTACTTATGGAGCTCCAGATGCGGCAGGGAAATACAATGGTGCATATTCATTTACAATGGTGGAACATTTTTTATTAAATATTTCTAAAAAATTTAGCATCAATGGGTATGGTGTTTTCACAAGAAGTAAAGGTGGGTCTAGTAGTACTGATAAAGACACCTATTTCGATGGGACACAATTGTACAATCAAAAAACCGACTTGGTAGTTGGAATGCGTAATTTTTATTATGTGACCGATTGGTTTCACATTCTTCAAGAATTACATTATGCTGTTAGAAAAGACGGAGATAATCCAGAAGCAAGCATGTGGAAATTTTCTCTCGCACCTACAATTGTGCCTTTAGGACAGCGGGATCCATGGAGTCGTCCGCACATTCGTTTGGTTTATACAGTGGCCAGATACAATGATTTTGCAAGAGACCATAATTACTCCTCTTTTTTACTGGTAAATCAAAAACGATGGGGTTCTTATTTAGGGGTAAAAACAGAGTGGTGGTTGTTTTAA
- a CDS encoding sugar phosphate isomerase/epimerase family protein, which produces MPIFGTSILSFIPGWTAEGGTFAIQKTAEYGFDMLEISLPSSLDFDAIATKKQLDEHGIQGRLSLNLPKASHIPLYPENALALITKALDKVGELEGDFLGGVLHSAIGTFTGKQCTVDEKVIIRQVFTELAVYAKKQNITLAIEPINRYESYVFTAAHEVLQMIEEINTTNIGLHLDTFHMNIEEMNFYDPIIVAGDRLKHVHITESDRGMTGEGNVHWDDFFKALAKINYQGPLVLENFSSEITALVGPTSLWRPSKYNSEDLAKGSLLFMKEKVALWYNENQLIQ; this is translated from the coding sequence ATGCCAATTTTTGGAACTAGTATTTTATCATTCATTCCCGGATGGACTGCTGAAGGAGGAACATTTGCCATACAAAAAACAGCAGAATATGGCTTTGACATGCTTGAAATTTCTTTGCCATCATCATTAGATTTTGATGCCATAGCAACTAAGAAGCAACTGGATGAACATGGAATTCAAGGACGTTTGTCTCTGAATCTGCCCAAAGCTTCCCATATTCCATTATACCCAGAAAATGCTTTGGCTTTGATTACAAAAGCATTGGATAAAGTAGGGGAGCTGGAAGGTGATTTTTTAGGTGGTGTCTTACATTCGGCCATTGGGACCTTTACAGGAAAACAATGTACAGTTGATGAAAAAGTCATTATTCGTCAAGTTTTTACTGAATTGGCAGTTTACGCCAAGAAGCAAAATATAACGTTAGCGATTGAACCGATTAATCGTTACGAAAGCTATGTCTTTACTGCGGCTCATGAAGTGTTGCAAATGATTGAAGAAATCAATACTACTAATATTGGTTTGCATTTGGACACTTTTCATATGAACATAGAAGAAATGAATTTTTACGATCCTATTATTGTTGCAGGTGACCGCTTGAAACACGTTCATATTACCGAAAGCGATCGTGGAATGACAGGAGAAGGAAATGTACATTGGGATGATTTTTTTAAGGCATTAGCCAAAATCAATTACCAAGGACCATTAGTTCTAGAAAATTTCTCATCAGAAATCACTGCTTTAGTAGGACCTACTTCTTTGTGGAGGCCTTCAAAATACAATTCAGAAGATCTTGCCAAAGGCAGTCTGCTATTTATGAAAGAAAAAGTAGCCCTCTGGTACAATGAAAATCAATTAATTCAATAA
- a CDS encoding carbohydrate kinase family protein, with protein MEKRLKGVCFGEVLFDVFLEHKKIGGAPLNVASRLNSLGGEIAMISAVGNDANGIIVVDYLNGVGVNTESVQVKENYATGVVNVILNEKGNASYDINYPAAWDKIEVSTTSTQLVEGADFFVYGSLSSRDSVSNNTLKELLKVAKYSVFDVNLRVPHYTKSNVLELLQVADFIKFNDDELNEICQDLQSDKKSLEQNILFIAKKTNTKTICVTLGSHGAVLYCNNKFYHNCGFKVNVVDTVGSGDSFLAALIIKLLNGEDPQHAINFASAIGAIVAQNEGANPVISPTEIDVFLSGFEQVNRFAKTSTTN; from the coding sequence ATGGAAAAAAGGCTAAAAGGAGTTTGTTTTGGTGAAGTACTTTTTGATGTTTTTTTGGAACACAAAAAAATTGGGGGAGCCCCATTAAATGTTGCTTCAAGATTAAACTCACTAGGTGGAGAAATCGCTATGATAAGTGCCGTTGGGAATGATGCCAATGGAATAATAGTAGTGGATTATTTGAATGGAGTAGGAGTAAATACTGAAAGCGTTCAAGTAAAAGAAAATTACGCTACGGGAGTGGTAAATGTAATTTTGAACGAAAAAGGAAATGCATCTTATGATATTAATTATCCTGCTGCTTGGGATAAAATCGAAGTTTCAACTACAAGTACACAACTGGTTGAAGGTGCTGATTTTTTTGTCTATGGAAGTTTATCTTCAAGAGATTCTGTATCCAATAATACTTTAAAAGAATTATTAAAAGTAGCCAAATATAGCGTTTTTGATGTCAATTTAAGGGTGCCACATTATACTAAATCGAATGTTTTAGAATTATTGCAAGTAGCTGATTTTATTAAGTTTAACGATGATGAGTTAAATGAAATTTGTCAAGACTTACAATCAGATAAAAAATCATTAGAGCAAAACATCTTATTCATTGCGAAGAAAACCAATACGAAAACCATTTGTGTGACTTTAGGATCACACGGAGCCGTTTTGTATTGCAACAATAAATTTTATCACAACTGTGGTTTCAAGGTGAATGTAGTAGATACGGTAGGTTCAGGAGATTCATTCTTAGCCGCTTTAATTATTAAATTATTGAATGGTGAAGATCCACAACACGCTATTAATTTTGCTAGTGCCATTGGAGCCATCGTTGCTCAAAATGAAGGAGCAAACCCTGTAATTTCTCCAACAGAAATTGATGTTTTCTTGTCTGGATTTGAGCAAGTAAACCGTTTTGCTAAAACATCAACTACCAATTAA
- the fucP gene encoding L-fucose:H+ symporter permease, with protein sequence MNLTKKIPVVSKELIFQFVIITILFALWGIANDLTTPMVSTFKKVMPELSNTQASLVQFAFYFGYFFMALPAALFIRKYSYKSGIILGLILYATGAFLFYPAAHYQSYTFFLISLWVITCGLAFLETTSNPLILFLGNKETATQRLNLAQAFNPIGAITGLIMAQFLVIKEIKSDDYTQEAYHALSSTELASIRENDLSVISIPYIGLGLFVLIILIIIIFTKMPTTAHEDKMSVSESFKKLFANKNYKHGVLAQAFYVGAQIMCWTFIFQYVDNINHTFGLHLTATYYNIAAMLLFLSGRWIGTALMKTLNPSKILMVFGIGGVICAAGAIVLQGMPGLISLICISIFMSIMFPTIYGIALKDMGDEAKIGSAGLVMAIVGGALMPVLQGSMLDMGGPGFADIKLFGFIPEVNFSFILPLICLAVVAHYGYSTYQLSKKV encoded by the coding sequence ATGAATTTAACAAAAAAAATACCCGTAGTAAGTAAAGAATTAATTTTTCAATTTGTAATTATAACCATATTATTTGCGCTGTGGGGAATTGCTAATGATTTGACAACTCCCATGGTTTCTACTTTCAAAAAAGTAATGCCTGAACTTTCTAATACGCAGGCGTCATTAGTGCAATTTGCATTTTATTTTGGGTATTTCTTTATGGCATTGCCAGCTGCATTATTCATTAGAAAATACAGCTATAAATCAGGTATCATATTAGGACTAATCCTTTATGCAACAGGTGCTTTTTTATTCTATCCAGCAGCTCATTACCAGAGCTATACTTTTTTTCTTATTTCATTATGGGTAATTACCTGTGGTTTAGCTTTTCTTGAAACCACTTCAAACCCATTAATCTTATTCCTGGGTAATAAAGAAACAGCAACCCAACGTTTAAATTTAGCGCAAGCCTTCAATCCTATTGGTGCTATAACGGGATTAATTATGGCCCAGTTTTTAGTAATCAAAGAAATAAAATCTGATGATTACACCCAGGAAGCGTATCATGCTTTATCTTCAACTGAGTTAGCTAGTATTCGTGAAAATGATTTGAGTGTAATCAGTATTCCTTATATTGGTTTAGGACTTTTTGTTTTGATCATCTTAATCATTATCATTTTTACTAAAATGCCTACCACAGCTCACGAAGATAAAATGTCAGTATCTGAATCATTCAAAAAATTATTTGCCAATAAAAATTACAAACACGGCGTTTTAGCACAAGCATTTTACGTTGGAGCGCAAATCATGTGTTGGACATTTATTTTTCAATATGTTGATAATATCAATCATACCTTTGGATTACATTTAACAGCAACCTATTACAATATTGCTGCAATGCTTTTATTTTTATCGGGACGATGGATTGGAACGGCTTTAATGAAAACTTTAAACCCATCCAAAATATTGATGGTATTTGGCATTGGAGGAGTAATTTGTGCAGCAGGCGCTATTGTACTACAAGGAATGCCTGGATTAATTTCGCTAATTTGTATTTCCATATTCATGTCAATTATGTTCCCTACCATCTATGGAATCGCATTAAAAGATATGGGAGACGAAGCCAAAATTGGTTCTGCAGGTTTAGTAATGGCCATTGTTGGTGGTGCTTTGATGCCCGTTTTACAAGGATCTATGCTAGATATGGGAGGTCCTGGATTTGCAGATATCAAACTGTTTGGATTCATTCCTGAAGTGAATTTTTCTTTTATTCTACCCCTAATTTGTTTAGCTGTAGTGGCTCATTACGGATACAGTACGTATCAATTATCAAAAAAGGTATAG
- a CDS encoding NAD-dependent succinate-semialdehyde dehydrogenase, with the protein MATTITINPSTGEKIAEYNRITINEAKEKITQSKKTFDSWKQKNFEERAQLMHKLAAILEGNKEEYAQLATREMGKTIGQSRKEIEKCALVCRYYADHSKELLADEIVKTEATKSYVTFKPIGVILAVMPWNFPFYQVIRFAVPALMAGNTGVLKHASNVQGCAFALEDAFVKSGFPTGTFTNLNIDSKLVKDIIENKNIMAVTLTGSEPAGRSVASIAGQNLKKTVMELGGSDAYIILDDVDMEEATDMATLGRLQNNGQTCIAAKRFVVLDEIYDEFLALFTKKMKAAKMGEPTDETTYYGPMARTDLRDQLHEQVLKTVAQGGRLVLGGEIPDRNGAYYPATILADLEPGMEGFDNELFGPVASVIRAKDDAHAVELANNSVFGLGSGVFTGNKERGERLALQLEAGSSFVNKLVVSDPRLPFGGIKNSGYGRELAAYGIREFVNTKTIWIN; encoded by the coding sequence ATGGCAACTACTATAACTATAAATCCATCTACTGGAGAAAAAATAGCGGAGTATAATCGCATCACAATAAATGAAGCTAAAGAAAAAATTACCCAATCAAAAAAAACATTCGATAGTTGGAAGCAAAAAAATTTTGAAGAACGCGCCCAATTGATGCATAAATTGGCTGCAATTCTAGAGGGAAATAAGGAAGAATATGCGCAATTAGCTACTAGAGAAATGGGTAAAACAATTGGTCAATCTCGTAAAGAAATAGAAAAATGTGCATTAGTATGCCGTTACTATGCGGATCATTCTAAAGAGTTGTTGGCAGATGAAATCGTAAAGACAGAAGCTACTAAGAGTTATGTTACTTTTAAGCCCATCGGTGTAATTTTAGCTGTTATGCCTTGGAATTTCCCATTTTATCAAGTCATACGATTTGCAGTTCCAGCTTTGATGGCAGGAAATACAGGTGTTTTAAAACATGCCTCAAATGTTCAAGGTTGTGCATTTGCGCTGGAAGATGCATTTGTAAAATCAGGATTTCCTACAGGCACATTTACCAACTTAAACATCGATTCAAAATTGGTAAAAGATATTATTGAAAACAAAAATATAATGGCTGTGACGCTTACTGGAAGCGAACCAGCAGGTCGTTCTGTTGCTTCGATTGCTGGACAAAATTTAAAGAAAACAGTGATGGAATTAGGAGGTAGTGATGCTTATATTATTCTTGATGATGTTGACATGGAAGAAGCGACTGATATGGCTACTTTAGGAAGATTACAAAATAACGGACAAACCTGTATTGCTGCTAAAAGATTTGTTGTCCTTGATGAAATCTATGATGAATTTCTAGCCTTATTCACAAAGAAAATGAAAGCTGCAAAAATGGGCGAACCTACGGATGAAACTACGTATTACGGCCCGATGGCTAGAACAGACTTGCGTGATCAACTTCACGAACAAGTTCTAAAAACTGTAGCTCAAGGAGGCCGATTGGTATTAGGTGGTGAAATTCCAGATAGAAATGGAGCGTATTATCCAGCCACTATTTTGGCAGATTTAGAGCCAGGAATGGAAGGTTTTGATAATGAGTTATTTGGTCCTGTAGCATCTGTAATACGAGCAAAAGATGATGCTCATGCGGTTGAATTAGCTAACAATTCTGTTTTTGGTCTGGGATCGGGTGTGTTTACTGGCAATAAAGAAAGAGGGGAAAGGCTTGCATTGCAATTGGAGGCTGGAAGTAGTTTTGTAAATAAATTAGTTGTTTCTGATCCAAGATTACCCTTTGGTGGTATAAAAAACAGTGGCTATGGGAGAGAACTTGCTGCGTATGGAATTCGTGAATTTGTGAATACCAAAACGATTTGGATAAATTAA